In the genome of Pseudomonas bubulae, one region contains:
- a CDS encoding SurA N-terminal domain-containing protein, whose amino-acid sequence MLQNIRDNSQGWIAKTIIGVIVALMALTGFDAIFQATSTSQDAAKVNGEEITQVELSQAVDMQRRQLLQQLGKDFDSSLLDEKMLREAALKGLIDRKLLLQGAKDAKFSFSEAALDQVILLTPEFQEDGKFSPERFDQVIRQLGYGRLQFRNMLGEEMLIGQLRAGLAGSGFVTDEQVNAFARLEKQTRDFASLNIKADPAAVKLSDDEIKAYYDEHAKEFMTPDQVVIDYIELKKSSFFDQVAVKDDELQALYQKEIANLAEQRRAAHILIEVNDKVSDEQAKAKIAEIQQRLAKGESFEALAKEFSQDPGSAANGGDLGFAGPGVYDPVFETAVYGLKQDQVSEPVRTSFGYHLIKLLGVEAPEVPSFASLKDKLTHDLKTQQVERLFVDATKQLEDSAFEASDLAQPAQELKLTVHTSAPFGREGGEGVTANRAVIQAAFSTEVMDEGANSTALELDPETVVVLRVKEHRKPEQLPLEAVASSIRAQLVKEHASAAAKARAEEIIKELRDGKLPLNQPVDGQAWKVQEAVARGQEGIDPAVLQAVFRMPKPAAKDKPTFSSVTLADGTVVVLRLNGVNDAVAPTEEEKASYRRFLASRVGQQDFAAYRKQLENEAKVERY is encoded by the coding sequence ATGCTGCAAAATATCAGGGACAATTCACAAGGCTGGATTGCCAAGACCATCATCGGTGTCATCGTCGCGTTAATGGCGTTGACCGGTTTCGATGCCATTTTTCAAGCCACCTCTACCAGCCAGGATGCTGCCAAGGTTAACGGTGAAGAAATCACCCAGGTTGAACTGAGCCAGGCCGTCGATATGCAACGCCGGCAGCTGCTGCAGCAGTTGGGCAAGGATTTCGACTCGTCGTTGCTGGATGAAAAAATGCTGCGTGAAGCGGCCCTCAAAGGGTTGATCGATCGCAAGCTGTTGCTGCAAGGCGCCAAAGACGCGAAGTTTTCGTTTTCTGAAGCCGCTTTGGACCAAGTCATTCTGTTGACTCCTGAATTTCAGGAAGACGGCAAATTCAGCCCTGAGCGTTTCGACCAGGTGATCCGTCAACTGGGTTACGGTCGCTTGCAGTTCCGTAACATGCTGGGCGAAGAAATGCTGATTGGTCAGCTGCGTGCCGGTCTGGCGGGCAGTGGTTTCGTGACCGACGAACAGGTGAATGCGTTCGCCCGTCTTGAGAAACAAACCCGTGATTTCGCTTCGCTGAACATCAAGGCCGACCCGGCTGCGGTGAAACTGAGCGATGACGAAATCAAGGCTTACTACGACGAGCACGCCAAGGAATTCATGACCCCTGATCAGGTCGTGATCGACTATATCGAGTTGAAGAAATCTTCTTTCTTTGACCAGGTAGCCGTGAAGGATGATGAGCTTCAAGCGTTGTATCAAAAGGAAATCGCCAACCTGGCCGAACAGCGCCGCGCTGCGCATATCCTGATCGAAGTGAACGACAAGGTCAGCGACGAGCAGGCCAAAGCCAAGATCGCCGAGATTCAGCAGCGTCTGGCCAAAGGTGAAAGCTTCGAAGCTCTGGCCAAGGAGTTCTCCCAGGATCCGGGTTCGGCTGCCAATGGCGGTGACCTGGGCTTCGCAGGCCCTGGTGTTTACGATCCTGTGTTCGAAACGGCTGTTTACGGGTTGAAGCAGGACCAGGTTTCGGAGCCGGTACGCACCAGCTTCGGTTATCACCTGATCAAGCTGCTGGGTGTTGAAGCACCTGAAGTGCCGAGCTTTGCCAGCCTGAAAGACAAGCTGACCCATGACCTGAAAACCCAGCAGGTTGAACGCCTGTTTGTCGATGCAACCAAGCAATTGGAAGACTCGGCATTTGAAGCGTCCGATCTGGCTCAGCCAGCTCAAGAGCTTAAGCTGACTGTGCATACCTCTGCGCCATTTGGTCGCGAGGGGGGCGAGGGTGTCACCGCCAATCGCGCTGTGATTCAGGCCGCATTCAGCACCGAAGTGATGGATGAGGGCGCGAACAGTACAGCCCTGGAGCTGGACCCTGAGACCGTAGTGGTGTTGCGCGTCAAGGAGCACCGCAAGCCTGAGCAGTTGCCGCTGGAGGCTGTTGCCTCGAGCATTCGTGCGCAACTGGTCAAGGAGCACGCCAGTGCTGCGGCCAAAGCCCGTGCCGAAGAAATCATCAAAGAGCTGCGCGATGGCAAGCTGCCGTTGAACCAGCCGGTTGATGGTCAGGCGTGGAAGGTCCAGGAAGCGGTTGCTCGTGGTCAGGAAGGTATTGATCCTGCCGTGCTGCAAGCGGTGTTCCGCATGCCGAAACCTGCAGCCAAGGACAAGCCGACATTCAGCAGTGTCACCCTGGCAGATGGCACTGTGGTTGTATTGCGTTTGAACGGCGTCAACGATGCAGTAGCGCCGACTGAAGAAGAGAAAGCGTCGTATCGCCGCTTCCTCGCTTCGCGTGTTGGCCAGCAAGACTTTGCTGCCTACCGCAAGCAGTTGGAAAACGAAGCCAAGGTTGAGCGCTACTAA
- a CDS encoding HU family DNA-binding protein: MNKSELIDAIAASADIPKAAAGRALDAVIESVTGALKAGDSVVLVGFGTFSVTDRPARIGRNPQTGKTLEIPAAKKPGFKAGKALKEAVN; this comes from the coding sequence GTGAACAAGTCGGAACTGATTGATGCTATCGCTGCATCTGCTGATATCCCGAAAGCTGCAGCTGGCCGTGCGCTGGACGCAGTAATCGAATCCGTCACTGGCGCTCTTAAGGCTGGCGACTCTGTGGTACTGGTTGGTTTTGGTACTTTCTCTGTAACCGATCGTCCTGCCCGTATTGGTCGTAACCCACAGACCGGTAAAACGCTGGAAATTCCTGCTGCCAAAAAGCCAGGCTTCAAAGCCGGTAAAGCACTGAAAGAAGCGGTTAACTAA
- the lon gene encoding endopeptidase La — translation MKTTIELPLLPLRDVVVYPHMVIPLFVGREKSIEALEAAMTGDKQILLLAQKNPADDDPGEDALYRVGTIATVLQLLKLPDGTVKVLVEGEQRGAVEHFGQADGYLSAEVSLIDEVAAPDRESEVFVRSLLSQFEQYVQLGKKVPAEVLSSLNSIDEPSRLVDTMAAHMALKIEQKQEILEIIDLQARVEHVLALLDAEIDLLQVEKRIRGRVKKQMERSQREYYLNEQMKAIQKELGDGDEGHNEIEELKKRIDAAGLPKDAMAKAQAELNKLKQMSPMSAEATVVRSYIDWLVQVPWKAQSKVRLDLKRAEDILDADHYGLDEVKERILEYLAVQKRVKKIRGPVLCLVGPPGVGKTSLAESIAHATNRKFVRMALGGVRDEAEIRGHRRTYIGSMPGRLIQKMTKVGVRNPLFLLDEIDKMGSDMRGDPASALLEVLDPEQNHNFNDHYLEVDYDLSDVMFLCTSNSMNIPPALLDRMEVIRLPGYTEDEKINIAVKYLAPKQIEANGLKKGELAFDNEAIRDMIRYYTREAGVRGLERQIAKICRKAVKEHALEKRFAVTVTPELLEHFLGVRKFSYGLAEVQDQIGQVTGLAWTQVGGELLTIEAAVVPGKGQLIKTGSLGDVMVESITAALTVVRSRAKSLGIPLDFHEKRDIHIHMPEGATPKDGPSAGVGMCTALVSALTLIPVRADVAMTGEITLRGQVLAIGGLKEKLLAAHRGGIKTVIIPEENVRDLKEIPDNIKQDLQIKPVKWIDEVLQIALQYAPEPLPDVAPEIVAKDDKRESDSKERISTH, via the coding sequence TACCATTGCAACTGTTCTGCAACTGCTCAAGCTCCCGGACGGCACGGTCAAAGTGCTGGTTGAGGGTGAGCAGCGCGGTGCGGTTGAGCATTTTGGTCAGGCAGATGGTTATCTGAGTGCCGAAGTCTCCCTGATTGACGAAGTGGCTGCCCCGGATCGCGAATCCGAGGTCTTTGTGCGCAGCCTGCTTTCGCAGTTTGAGCAATACGTGCAACTGGGCAAAAAAGTCCCGGCCGAGGTTCTGTCATCGCTTAACAGCATTGACGAGCCAAGCCGTCTGGTCGATACCATGGCTGCCCATATGGCACTCAAGATCGAGCAGAAGCAGGAAATCCTCGAAATCATCGATCTGCAGGCCCGTGTCGAGCACGTTCTGGCCCTGCTGGATGCCGAGATCGACTTGCTGCAAGTCGAAAAGCGCATCCGTGGTCGCGTCAAAAAGCAAATGGAGCGCAGCCAGCGCGAGTACTACCTGAATGAGCAGATGAAGGCCATTCAGAAAGAGCTGGGTGATGGTGACGAAGGTCACAATGAAATCGAAGAGCTGAAAAAACGCATCGATGCTGCCGGTTTGCCGAAAGATGCAATGGCCAAGGCCCAGGCGGAGCTGAACAAGCTCAAGCAAATGTCGCCAATGTCCGCAGAAGCCACCGTGGTGCGCTCCTACATCGACTGGCTGGTGCAGGTGCCGTGGAAGGCTCAGAGCAAGGTGCGCCTGGATCTCAAGCGTGCTGAAGACATTCTGGACGCAGATCACTACGGTCTGGACGAAGTCAAAGAGCGGATTCTCGAATATCTTGCCGTGCAAAAGCGTGTGAAGAAAATTCGTGGTCCGGTTCTGTGCCTGGTCGGTCCTCCGGGTGTAGGCAAAACCTCGCTTGCTGAGTCCATTGCCCACGCAACAAATCGCAAATTCGTGCGTATGGCCTTGGGTGGCGTGCGTGACGAAGCGGAAATTCGTGGCCATCGCCGTACGTACATCGGTTCGATGCCAGGAAGATTGATTCAAAAGATGACCAAGGTTGGTGTGCGCAACCCGCTGTTCCTGCTTGATGAAATCGACAAGATGGGCAGTGACATGCGCGGCGATCCGGCGTCTGCACTGCTTGAAGTGCTCGATCCCGAGCAGAACCACAATTTCAACGACCATTACCTCGAGGTTGATTACGACCTGTCCGATGTGATGTTCCTGTGTACGTCCAACTCGATGAACATCCCGCCAGCCTTGCTGGACCGGATGGAAGTCATTCGTCTGCCTGGCTACACCGAAGACGAAAAAATCAACATTGCTGTCAAATACCTGGCCCCGAAACAAATTGAAGCCAATGGCTTGAAGAAGGGCGAGCTGGCATTTGATAACGAAGCCATCCGCGACATGATCCGCTACTACACCCGCGAAGCCGGTGTGCGGGGCCTTGAGCGCCAGATTGCGAAGATCTGCCGCAAGGCGGTCAAAGAGCATGCGCTGGAAAAACGCTTTGCGGTCACCGTCACGCCGGAGCTACTTGAGCACTTTTTGGGCGTAAGAAAATTCAGCTACGGTTTGGCTGAAGTTCAGGACCAGATCGGTCAAGTGACCGGCCTGGCCTGGACCCAGGTGGGTGGCGAGTTGTTGACCATCGAAGCGGCCGTTGTTCCTGGCAAAGGCCAGCTGATCAAGACCGGTTCGCTGGGCGACGTGATGGTAGAGTCCATCACCGCTGCATTGACGGTGGTGCGCAGCCGCGCCAAGAGCCTGGGTATCCCGTTGGATTTCCACGAAAAACGCGATATTCACATTCACATGCCCGAAGGCGCTACGCCTAAAGATGGCCCTAGTGCTGGTGTGGGAATGTGTACTGCCCTGGTCTCTGCATTGACCCTGATTCCGGTACGCGCCGATGTTGCCATGACCGGTGAAATTACCCTTCGTGGTCAGGTGTTGGCGATTGGTGGCCTGAAGGAAAAATTACTTGCTGCTCACCGTGGTGGCATCAAAACTGTAATTATTCCTGAAGAGAACGTTCGTGACCTGAAGGAAATTCCTGACAACATCAAACAGGATCTTCAGATTAAACCGGTTAAATGGATTGACGAAGTCCTGCAAATTGCGCTGCAATACGCCCCGGAGCCCTTGCCGGATGTGGCTCCCGAGATTGTTGCCAAGGACGACAAACGAGAATCTGACTCTAAGGAAAGAATTAGCACGCATTAA